One genomic segment of Oenanthe melanoleuca isolate GR-GAL-2019-014 chromosome 5, OMel1.0, whole genome shotgun sequence includes these proteins:
- the LOC130253638 gene encoding alpha-1-antiproteinase-like: MKMLLFLCLLLVGIHSNSYCYELYQQGVRNQNQRAQGNQNMPWQGVSNSVCRFACCFYKEISSRENNRNVFFSPLSISTAFAMLTLGARSDTLTQILRVLCFNPRQISENDIHEGYRQLMQMVTRRNEGLQLNMGNVLFVLDRLKPQEKFLSNLRNFYEGEAYPMNFKNSDQAQQKINEYVARRTNGKIKDLVNNLDPLTEILLISYIYFNAEWEKPFDTKYTKMSKFFVDGSKAVEVPMMFGMGLFKHGYDEQLSSTVVQMDYKGGASAFFILPDRGRMRKLEKRLSCERLSRWRTLVTKSSVNLYLPKFTLYGTYNLKDILYKMGIMDLFTDKADLSGITGQPQHRISQAIHKAVVKVDETGTEAAAATGMEMVPMSVPVTVRFDRPFLMVISMENTVLFMGKIVNPLKKE; encoded by the exons atgAAGATGTTGCTTTTCCTGTGTCTTTTACTTGTTGGAATCCATTCCAACAGTTACTGCTATGAGCTTTATCAACAAGGGGTAAGAAACCAGAATCAAAGAGCACAAGGAAACCAAAACATGCCATGGCAGGGTGTAAGCAACAGCGTTTGTCGATTTGCATGTTGTTTCTACAAAGAGATTTCTTCTCGTGAAAACAATAggaatgttttcttctctcctttgaGCATCTCTACTGCCTTTGCAATGCTGACTCTGGGTGCCAGATCAGACACCCTGACACAGATTCTCAGGGTCCTTTGCTTTAACCCTCGTCAGATTTCTGAAAATGACATACACGAAGGTTATCGTCAGCTCATGCAGATGGTGACCAGAAGGAATGAGGGGTTACAGCTGAATATGGGAAACGTTCTGTTTGTGCTTGATCGACTGAAGCcacaagaaaaatttttaagtaATCTCAGAAACTTCTATGAAGGAGAAGCTTATCCTATGAACTTCAAGAACTCTGATCAAGCCCAGCAAAAGATCAATGAATACGTAGCAAGAAGAACGAATGGAAAAATCAAGGACCTCGTAAATAACCTGGATCCACTCACTGAAATTCTCCTTATTAGCTATATCTATTTTAATG CTGAATGGGAAAAACCTTTTGATACAAAATATACTAAAATGAGCAAATTTTTTGTGGATGGGAGCAAGGCTGTTGAAGTCCCAATGATGTTTGGAATGGGCCTGTTCAAGCATGGCTATGATGAGCAGCTGTCTTCCACCGTGGTGCAAATGGATTACAAAGGAGGTgcttcagcattttttattcTGCCTGATAGAGGAAGAATGAGGAAGCTGGAGAAAAGATTGTCTTGTGAGCGTTTGTCAAGGTGGAGGACATTAGTCACAAAAAG CTCAGTAAATTTGTATCTTCCAAAATTCACGCTTTATGGGACATATAACCTAAAGGATATCTTATATAAAATGGGCATCATGGATCTATTCACTGACAAGGCTGACCTGTCTGGGATcactgggcagccccagcacaggattTCCCAG GCTATTCATAAGGCTGTGGTAAAGGTGGATGAGACtggcacagaagcagcagctgccacaggcaTGGAAATGGTGCCCATGTCTGTTCCAGTCACCGTTAGATTCGACAGGCCCTTCCTCATGGTCATATCTATGGAGAACACTGTACTCTTCATGGGAAAAATTGTGAATCCTCTGAAAAAAGAATAA